The following are from one region of the Sulfurimicrobium lacus genome:
- a CDS encoding MarR family winged helix-turn-helix transcriptional regulator has product MSSKCLVESADGSNPEIKTASELNHEHARNALRRFRIIFSTVKKHFQDIESKCGVSGAQLWAISEIADLPGLRVSELARAMSIHQSTVSNLVGELERKGLIRKERGMDQRVVCLYLTKQGDELVARAPKPMMGVLPDALQRLPDDALKSLIANMDVLIAIMQLKDEAAATKPLSDI; this is encoded by the coding sequence ATGAGTAGCAAATGTCTAGTCGAATCCGCAGACGGGTCTAACCCAGAAATTAAAACAGCCTCTGAATTGAATCATGAGCACGCTCGTAATGCGTTAAGAAGATTCCGGATCATATTCAGCACTGTCAAAAAGCATTTTCAGGACATTGAATCGAAATGCGGCGTGAGTGGTGCACAGCTTTGGGCCATCTCGGAAATCGCGGATTTACCAGGCTTGAGGGTCTCGGAATTGGCGCGAGCTATGTCGATCCATCAGTCCACAGTCAGCAATCTTGTGGGTGAACTTGAAAGAAAGGGGCTGATAAGGAAAGAGCGCGGAATGGATCAGCGGGTGGTCTGCCTGTATTTAACCAAACAGGGAGACGAATTGGTGGCACGCGCGCCAAAACCAATGATGGGGGTGTTGCCGGATGCCCTGCAACGACTGCCGGATGATGCTCTCAAGAGTCTCATCGCCAACATGGATGTGCTTATCGCGATAATGCAACTCAAAGACGAAGCTGCTGCTACGAAGCCCTTATCTGACATTTGA
- a CDS encoding chloride channel protein, producing MIDRDHLKNLLSPNEWLMRMVFWCGALAVGVVAVLFAMGAQITNQWFHRMLSFSPWLPFIIMPSGLALSAWLTRRFFAGSQGSGIPQTIAALQIQDQEHVSGLLSLRIAAGKTILTLLALCSGASVGREGPTVQIGASIMYSLRRFSHFSYPDQINGLILAGGAAGVAAAFNTPLAGIAFAIEELSRSFEHRTNGLVLTAVIFAGLSANAILGNYTYFGTISTSLGSGIGWLAVIACGVIGGLFGGLFSRLLIGASDGWAGKTGRWMRKHPVTFAAACGIVLACLGVLSGQHTYGTGYDEVRDILAHGDAGYQNYGIYKFLATLVSYLSGTPGGLFAPSLAVGAGIGASLSHFIPFVPVGTVIVLGMVAYFTGVTQAPLTSFIIVMEMTDDHNLVLPLMATALIAHGISRIICHEPLYKALAERFVRRVAQP from the coding sequence ATGATTGACCGCGACCACCTGAAAAACCTGCTATCACCGAATGAATGGCTTATGCGCATGGTGTTCTGGTGTGGTGCGCTGGCAGTGGGTGTCGTAGCTGTTCTATTTGCCATGGGCGCACAGATCACCAACCAGTGGTTTCACCGGATGCTTTCTTTTTCTCCTTGGCTGCCTTTTATAATCATGCCGTCTGGTCTGGCGCTTTCTGCCTGGCTGACGCGGCGATTCTTCGCGGGCTCCCAAGGCAGCGGTATTCCCCAAACCATCGCAGCCCTGCAAATTCAAGATCAGGAACATGTGAGCGGCCTGCTGTCATTACGCATCGCTGCGGGGAAGACCATCCTCACCCTCCTGGCGCTTTGCAGTGGCGCCTCGGTGGGTCGCGAAGGTCCCACGGTGCAGATCGGCGCATCGATCATGTATTCGCTGCGCCGATTTTCCCACTTCTCATATCCGGACCAGATTAATGGACTGATTCTCGCTGGCGGCGCCGCTGGTGTTGCTGCGGCGTTCAATACGCCCCTGGCCGGGATTGCGTTTGCCATCGAGGAATTGTCCCGCTCCTTCGAGCATCGTACCAATGGGCTTGTCCTTACCGCCGTGATCTTCGCGGGTTTGTCCGCCAACGCAATTCTTGGCAACTATACCTACTTCGGCACGATTTCCACTTCACTCGGCTCGGGTATCGGTTGGCTAGCCGTTATCGCGTGTGGAGTGATAGGTGGGCTTTTTGGTGGATTGTTTTCGCGTCTGTTGATAGGCGCCAGCGACGGGTGGGCTGGGAAGACCGGGCGCTGGATGCGTAAGCATCCTGTCACATTCGCAGCGGCATGTGGAATCGTACTTGCCTGTCTGGGGGTATTGTCAGGCCAGCACACTTATGGCACCGGCTACGATGAGGTACGTGACATCCTCGCGCATGGGGATGCCGGCTATCAAAACTATGGCATATACAAGTTCCTGGCGACCCTGGTTTCCTACCTTAGCGGGACACCCGGCGGCTTGTTTGCACCATCGTTGGCGGTTGGCGCAGGAATTGGAGCCAGTCTTTCTCATTTCATTCCATTCGTCCCCGTCGGCACCGTGATCGTATTGGGCATGGTCGCCTACTTCACGGGCGTTACTCAGGCGCCGCTAACCTCATTCATCATCGTCATGGAAATGACAGACGATCACAACCTTGTTTTGCCTCTAATGGCAACGGCGCTGATCGCGCATGGCATTTCACGCATTATTTGCCATGAACCCTTATACAAGGCGCTTGCCGAGCGCTTCGTGCGCCGTGTGGCACAACCATGA
- the pal gene encoding peptidoglycan-associated lipoprotein Pal: MNKFFLGIIAFSVLTGCASQSATEQPKPVISNAAAQKGSETVAPLSISVNPLKDPNNILSKRSIYYDFDSSVVKNEFKRLIEAHAKYLTAHPDAKVTVQGNTDERGSREYNIALGDQRAESVRKMMKVLGVPDKQIEAVSFGKEKPKANCHDESCWKANRRSDLVYQGEQ; encoded by the coding sequence GTGAACAAGTTTTTTCTTGGCATCATCGCGTTCAGCGTACTGACCGGCTGTGCAAGCCAAAGCGCTACAGAACAGCCAAAGCCTGTGATCAGTAACGCGGCTGCTCAGAAAGGGAGCGAAACCGTAGCTCCACTATCCATTTCGGTGAACCCGTTGAAGGATCCAAACAACATCCTCTCGAAGCGTAGCATTTATTATGACTTCGACAGTTCAGTGGTTAAGAATGAGTTCAAACGGCTTATTGAAGCACACGCCAAGTACCTGACTGCCCACCCAGACGCCAAAGTGACTGTGCAGGGGAACACTGACGAGCGCGGCAGTCGCGAGTACAACATCGCGCTTGGCGACCAGCGCGCGGAGAGCGTGAGGAAGATGATGAAGGTGCTGGGCGTCCCTGATAAACAAATCGAAGCGGTCAGTTTCGGCAAGGAGAAGCCGAAGGCTAATTGCCACGACGAGTCATGCTGGAAGGCAAATCGCCGGAGCGACCTTGTGTACCAAGGCGAACAATAG